A single region of the Nitrospinota bacterium genome encodes:
- a CDS encoding chemotaxis response regulator protein-glutamate methylesterase: MVAIGTSTGGPAALQKLLPEFDSNFPVGGLIVQHMPTAFIPPFAERMNQLSKVSVVVAEK, encoded by the coding sequence TTGGTCGCTATCGGTACGTCTACCGGAGGTCCAGCCGCACTCCAAAAACTGCTGCCGGAGTTTGATAGTAATTTCCCGGTAGGGGGTTTGATAGTTCAGCACATGCCGACGGCATTTATACCCCCCTTTGCGGAAAGGATGAACCAGTTGAGCAAAGTCTCGGTGGTTGTCGCCGAAAAAG
- a CDS encoding hybrid sensor histidine kinase/response regulator, producing the protein MVDEKDEMREIVADFVTETREIIEGLDNDLIELENSPDSMDLINKVFRCVHTIKGAAGFLGFTKIVDIVHNAENVLNKCRQGELKMTPTINDAVFKASDAIKTLLGNIHENRELSMDINPLLEDLRKCMITTDAAPAAAVAKKPSAEMTGTGRLIVEEEAVSETDLLAELGIERRGRRDSEEVPASGSKLPEKVPSNLERRRSPEEGQNFGRRETDKAEQTIRVDVTRLDEVMNLVGELVLGRNRILQIASELEQAHENDPLVQSLSDTVGQINMVTADLQQGVMKTRMQPVRKVFSRFPRMVRDLAKALGKNIELSLEGEDTELDKSVMEEIGDPLVHLVRNAVDHGIEMPEQRRQAGKADEAKITLAAFHEGNSIIIEVRDDGKGMDPEKLVKKAIEKGIVLESEVDRMSERDKLNLVMAPGFSTAEKTTDISGRGVGMDVVRNNVLKLNGTISITTEIGKGTTFSIKLPLTVAIIQALMVKVGIEYFALPLVSVVETVRTSVDSLQYVDQREVIHLRDEVLPLFRLKDVFEITTDEDSGRDEDWMYVVVIAIAEKKVGIVVEELLGQEEVVIKSIGKFIQPKGIAGATVLGNGKVTLIVDLGGLMEIIEEGGNVLAVGGTPRKSNSSKSGSKGKAVKKVLLVDDSNSARMMQKKFLEDKGFSVVEASNGIEGLRVLSENREIGLVVTDIMMPKMDGIEMTMKIRADEKLKTIPVVALSFVTENVKREECYKAGMDDFHTKTDLAGVVKTVRKYIS; encoded by the coding sequence ATGGTTGACGAAAAGGATGAAATGCGTGAGATCGTTGCCGATTTCGTCACCGAAACACGGGAAATCATCGAGGGTCTCGATAACGACCTCATTGAGCTGGAAAATTCTCCTGACAGCATGGATCTCATCAACAAGGTTTTCCGATGCGTCCATACTATCAAGGGAGCCGCCGGATTTCTTGGTTTTACAAAAATTGTCGACATCGTACACAATGCCGAAAACGTTCTGAACAAATGCAGACAGGGGGAATTGAAGATGACCCCTACGATCAATGACGCTGTATTCAAGGCTTCTGATGCCATAAAGACGCTTCTTGGAAATATCCACGAAAACCGGGAACTTTCGATGGATATTAATCCCCTCCTCGAAGATTTAAGAAAATGCATGATTACTACAGACGCCGCTCCGGCGGCGGCTGTCGCAAAGAAGCCTTCTGCGGAAATGACCGGAACAGGGAGGCTGATTGTCGAGGAGGAAGCTGTCTCGGAGACGGATCTCCTTGCTGAGCTCGGGATCGAGAGAAGGGGACGAAGGGATTCGGAGGAGGTTCCCGCCAGCGGCTCGAAATTGCCGGAGAAGGTTCCGTCAAACCTTGAGAGGAGGCGGTCGCCTGAAGAAGGTCAAAATTTCGGAAGGCGTGAAACTGATAAGGCGGAACAGACTATCAGGGTCGATGTGACCAGGCTTGATGAAGTTATGAACCTTGTAGGCGAATTGGTGCTTGGAAGGAACAGGATACTGCAGATAGCTTCAGAACTGGAGCAGGCTCATGAAAACGATCCGCTTGTTCAGTCTTTGTCTGATACGGTTGGACAGATAAATATGGTTACCGCGGACCTCCAGCAAGGGGTAATGAAGACCAGAATGCAGCCTGTGAGGAAGGTGTTCAGCCGTTTTCCGAGGATGGTTCGCGATTTGGCGAAGGCTTTGGGGAAAAATATAGAGCTGTCGCTTGAAGGAGAAGACACAGAGCTCGACAAGTCTGTTATGGAAGAGATAGGCGATCCGCTTGTCCACCTGGTACGAAATGCGGTCGACCATGGAATTGAGATGCCGGAACAGCGGAGGCAGGCCGGTAAAGCGGATGAGGCGAAGATCACTCTGGCCGCATTTCACGAGGGGAACAGCATAATAATCGAGGTGAGAGATGACGGCAAGGGGATGGATCCTGAAAAGCTGGTCAAAAAAGCGATAGAGAAGGGGATTGTGCTGGAATCGGAAGTAGATCGTATGAGCGAAAGAGATAAGTTGAACCTCGTGATGGCTCCCGGATTCTCCACCGCGGAAAAGACAACCGATATTTCGGGCCGTGGCGTCGGGATGGATGTTGTCCGAAACAACGTCCTTAAATTGAACGGCACGATATCGATTACAACGGAAATCGGAAAAGGGACGACATTCTCCATAAAGCTTCCGCTTACGGTTGCGATCATTCAGGCGTTGATGGTGAAAGTGGGGATCGAATATTTCGCCCTTCCGCTGGTTTCGGTAGTCGAAACCGTGAGGACATCGGTAGACTCGCTTCAGTATGTCGATCAAAGGGAGGTTATACATCTTCGCGATGAGGTGTTGCCTCTGTTTCGCCTGAAAGATGTTTTCGAGATCACCACGGATGAAGATTCCGGCAGGGACGAAGACTGGATGTATGTGGTAGTGATCGCTATCGCGGAAAAAAAGGTTGGAATTGTCGTTGAGGAACTCCTCGGTCAGGAAGAGGTTGTAATCAAGTCTATCGGGAAATTCATACAACCCAAGGGGATTGCTGGGGCCACCGTTCTTGGCAATGGGAAAGTGACCCTGATAGTGGATCTTGGCGGGCTGATGGAGATTATTGAAGAAGGTGGAAATGTCCTGGCGGTCGGTGGTACGCCGAGAAAATCAAACAGCAGCAAAAGCGGCTCCAAGGGGAAGGCTGTAAAAAAAGTGCTGCTTGTCGACGATTCGAATTCAGCCAGAATGATGCAAAAAAAGTTCCTTGAGGATAAGGGCTTTTCCGTGGTTGAAGCGAGTAATGGGATAGAGGGTTTGAGAGTGCTTTCGGAGAATAGAGAAATAGGCTTGGTAGTCACCGACATTATGATGCCCAAAATGGACGGTATTGAAATGACCATGAAGATCCGTGCAGACGAGAAGCTGAAAACAATTCCTGTCGTGGCGCTTTCTTTCGTGACGGAAAACGTGAAGAGGGAGGAATGCTATAAGGCCGGGATGGATGATTTCCACACCAAGACAGACTTGGCAGGTGTGGTTAAAACGGTTCGAAAATACATCAGTTGA
- a CDS encoding chemotaxis protein CheX: MNADFVNPFLKATLNVLEMMAFVKPVAGKPYLKKDKVASGDISGVIGLTGATKGVVIISLSKEAALKIVGGMLGETLTELNDDIKDAVGEITNMISGDARRALSEKGHNFEAGLPSVITGKNHEIESITSGPTVAIPFTVDGAQFVVETSFEK, translated from the coding sequence ATGAACGCTGATTTTGTAAATCCTTTTCTTAAAGCTACGCTGAATGTCCTTGAGATGATGGCGTTCGTAAAGCCTGTTGCGGGCAAACCGTATTTGAAAAAGGATAAAGTCGCATCCGGTGATATTTCGGGAGTGATAGGCCTTACTGGAGCCACCAAGGGAGTGGTGATCATCAGCCTTTCAAAGGAGGCGGCGTTGAAAATCGTCGGAGGCATGCTTGGCGAAACTCTCACTGAACTGAACGACGATATAAAGGATGCCGTGGGCGAGATCACAAACATGATTTCGGGAGACGCAAGAAGAGCTCTATCGGAAAAGGGGCACAACTTTGAAGCTGGACTGCCAAGCGTTATAACGGGGAAAAATCACGAAATCGAATCTATAACCAGCGGCCCGACAGTTGCAATACCTTTCACGGTGGATGGCGCTCAATTTGTGGTGGAGACGAGTTTCGAAAAATAA
- a CDS encoding DUF1573 domain-containing protein produces the protein MAFLLISPVLSHADGRLEFQEKIWNFGKLESYNRQTHTFKFTNTGDSEIEIVDVITSCGCTAAIAGQSKIGKGERGEIRVSFNPVGQSGQYKSDISVYVKGVKDPYTLVIKADLSFAEKFVHKVKVPAPEISVTPGVVDLGNVEFGKTVYYKVIVGNSGDGDLFIRNFDVLNESSGLPLSKKGIGKGKRVELTGYFFADVKGAIHDFLVIRSNDPITPLFRIRIIGTVK, from the coding sequence TTGGCATTTCTGCTTATTTCTCCCGTTCTTTCCCATGCCGATGGGAGGCTTGAGTTTCAGGAGAAGATCTGGAATTTCGGAAAACTTGAATCATATAACAGGCAGACACACACATTTAAATTCACTAATACGGGAGATTCCGAAATAGAGATAGTTGACGTAATAACCTCCTGCGGATGTACAGCTGCGATAGCCGGGCAGAGTAAGATCGGGAAGGGGGAGAGAGGGGAGATAAGGGTTTCATTCAACCCCGTCGGACAGAGCGGTCAGTATAAATCCGATATCAGCGTATATGTGAAAGGCGTGAAAGATCCCTATACCCTGGTTATCAAGGCCGATCTATCCTTTGCGGAAAAATTTGTTCACAAGGTGAAGGTGCCGGCCCCAGAGATATCCGTTACGCCTGGTGTTGTTGATCTTGGGAATGTAGAGTTTGGCAAAACGGTTTATTACAAGGTTATCGTCGGTAATAGCGGTGACGGAGATCTTTTTATACGGAATTTTGACGTTTTAAACGAGTCGTCCGGCTTGCCATTAAGTAAAAAGGGGATAGGAAAGGGGAAGCGTGTTGAACTTACGGGATATTTTTTTGCCGACGTTAAAGGGGCTATTCACGATTTTCTGGTAATCAGGTCAAATGACCCAATTACGCCACTTTTCCGAATAAGGATTATCGGCACCGTTAAGTGA
- a CDS encoding PilC/PilY family type IV pilus protein has translation MSVINRHRIIAVALLLCGFTASSARGETNADYSHTPISMSNTVKPNILFLMDNSGSMNERAYLGVYDPATTYYGYFTSAYKYSYASNVFTINAAGPWSGNFLNWATMRRVDVSRKVVMGGLATSRTGGGNQQNKGEASSAMWDRMFAGPLGVTAGITPYQNDATYTYSYKLAGGNMSVIRTTIATGVQLVLATFTLSIQKDQALEPNDFVSGNLAGIMQRVENQARWGLEFFNSGRTLAEGGPANGRDGGYISQAITGTGYGTNFITNFQTEPADGFTPLAESLWIAAGYFAFYRHPTLGNMDYGVNGNLPSNVIGNDPLYYSEYAGYVSCGKNFVIIITDGEPTYDENIVPTVLDPLNRPLTDYDNDGNDAVANSDFLDDVALYAHVGDLRSDIAGDQNLTIYTIFAFGDSVAAETILQETSKNGAFIDSNANKIPDLQSEWDVNGDNIPDTYFKASDGAQLESKLLEAITDILNRATSGTAISVLATSSSGAGNIFQAYFLPKKTVVEASGTRDIDWLGHLLSFNVDPLGAMRDKFGNCIGFEFDIVQNQTVVKNLSEVNGVCTTTPVSSVPLVSYSGYNWDAGEKLLSAVAPGARNIYTFLDSNEDGVCNGCSGPATGEFISFNTGNSAALAKYMKSADPANLINFVRGADVVGYRDRNISGNEWKLGDIVNSTPGVVSSPAEAYGLLYRDPSYNMFSDKYSVTGSSPRDVYAYVGANDGMLHAIRASNASATVQDGAESWAYIPYNLLPHLNWMGSLTYSRVEYVDMRPKISDVQIFPCDAIHVGSNSAGKCWGTILIGGMGSGGGEIADAGFDVDGDGDTAANLRKWRSAYFALDVTDPNSPNLLWEFGHNLTRSGLVADDNELGFAASYPAIVKVGTKWFAVFGSGTKAAYVPDYQGNSNQTGKVFVVDLETGTLAAKFAVSDATSYFADPVSVDIDFVSDNTVSPPIYNSDAVYIGETYYKATGGGSWNSRMWRIVINNDPNPANWQMSLLHNSAVGQTISAAPSVSNDTEGPLWIYWGTGKFKSTTDKADTAVQGVYGVRDVCWDRVTGAWDNACLGAASLNSSASYGSPTVTNLLDTTAVVVSKGGAITGGPGGITTLQGLADEILANYQGWYMRLTTSKERALNKPSIVGGVVLATSFIPNTDVCGFGGLNYLYSLYYKTGTAYKESTIGYSSSNPDIVLKRSETAGTGLASSVAIHAGREEGAVAYIQKSTGEVTEVKFDTVINIKSGIVAWREVW, from the coding sequence ATGTCTGTGATCAATAGGCATAGAATAATTGCCGTTGCTCTCCTCTTGTGCGGCTTTACCGCAAGCAGTGCGCGGGGCGAGACAAACGCCGACTACTCGCATACCCCTATTTCCATGAGCAACACTGTAAAGCCGAACATCCTTTTTCTGATGGATAATTCGGGGAGCATGAATGAGCGGGCCTACCTCGGCGTATACGACCCTGCGACGACCTATTACGGCTACTTCACTTCTGCCTACAAGTATAGCTATGCAAGCAACGTCTTTACGATAAACGCCGCCGGTCCCTGGAGCGGGAATTTTCTCAACTGGGCGACAATGAGGAGGGTGGACGTTTCCAGAAAAGTCGTCATGGGTGGGCTTGCCACATCGAGGACGGGCGGAGGAAACCAGCAGAACAAGGGGGAGGCCTCTTCCGCAATGTGGGATAGGATGTTTGCCGGCCCGCTTGGCGTCACTGCCGGCATAACCCCTTATCAGAATGATGCGACATACACCTATTCGTATAAGCTCGCTGGCGGAAATATGAGTGTGATCCGAACTACGATAGCCACGGGAGTCCAGTTGGTGTTGGCTACCTTTACCCTTTCGATTCAAAAGGACCAGGCCCTGGAGCCGAATGATTTCGTTTCGGGAAACCTCGCGGGCATCATGCAGAGAGTTGAAAACCAGGCGAGGTGGGGCCTCGAATTCTTTAATAGCGGCAGAACCCTGGCGGAAGGGGGGCCGGCTAACGGAAGGGATGGAGGATACATCTCCCAAGCCATCACGGGTACCGGGTATGGAACCAACTTCATAACGAACTTTCAGACCGAGCCGGCAGACGGATTTACCCCGCTGGCGGAATCGCTCTGGATAGCCGCTGGGTATTTTGCGTTCTATCGCCACCCTACTTTGGGGAACATGGATTATGGGGTGAACGGGAACCTCCCTTCGAATGTAATAGGCAACGACCCCTTGTACTATTCGGAATATGCCGGCTATGTATCTTGCGGTAAAAATTTCGTGATCATAATTACTGACGGTGAACCAACTTACGATGAAAATATCGTTCCTACCGTGCTAGACCCTTTAAACAGACCTCTGACAGATTATGACAATGACGGCAACGATGCCGTTGCCAACTCGGATTTTCTGGACGATGTCGCCCTCTACGCCCATGTGGGGGATCTTCGAAGCGATATCGCGGGAGATCAGAATCTGACCATTTACACAATATTTGCGTTTGGTGATTCTGTGGCCGCGGAGACGATCCTGCAAGAGACTTCTAAAAACGGTGCGTTCATTGATTCCAACGCCAACAAAATACCTGATCTTCAAAGCGAGTGGGACGTAAACGGCGATAATATACCGGACACCTACTTCAAGGCATCGGATGGCGCACAGCTGGAGTCGAAACTCCTTGAGGCGATAACGGATATTCTGAACCGCGCGACATCGGGAACAGCCATATCGGTTCTTGCGACATCCTCTTCCGGCGCCGGGAATATTTTCCAGGCTTACTTCCTGCCGAAGAAAACCGTCGTAGAGGCAAGCGGCACCAGGGACATCGACTGGCTTGGGCATCTCCTCTCTTTCAACGTAGACCCGCTGGGGGCGATGAGGGACAAATTCGGGAACTGCATAGGTTTTGAATTTGATATCGTTCAGAACCAGACGGTGGTGAAAAACCTCTCTGAAGTGAACGGCGTCTGCACCACTACACCGGTCAGTTCCGTGCCGCTCGTTTCATACAGCGGGTACAACTGGGATGCCGGGGAGAAGCTGCTGAGTGCGGTTGCGCCCGGAGCAAGGAACATATACACATTCCTGGATTCAAACGAAGACGGTGTCTGCAATGGATGCAGCGGCCCCGCTACGGGGGAGTTCATCTCGTTTAATACCGGAAACTCGGCGGCTCTTGCAAAGTATATGAAGAGCGCGGATCCGGCCAACCTGATCAACTTCGTAAGGGGGGCCGATGTAGTCGGCTATCGTGACCGCAACATAAGCGGGAACGAATGGAAACTTGGGGACATTGTAAATTCGACCCCCGGAGTGGTCTCTTCTCCGGCTGAGGCATACGGACTTCTTTACAGAGATCCCTCCTATAACATGTTTTCCGACAAATACAGCGTGACAGGATCCAGTCCCAGAGACGTTTATGCCTATGTAGGGGCCAATGACGGGATGTTGCACGCAATCAGGGCGAGCAATGCCTCTGCGACCGTGCAGGATGGCGCAGAGAGTTGGGCGTATATTCCATACAACCTCCTCCCGCATCTGAACTGGATGGGGAGCCTTACTTACTCGCGCGTGGAGTATGTTGATATGAGGCCAAAGATCTCTGACGTGCAGATATTCCCATGCGACGCCATTCATGTAGGCTCAAACTCCGCTGGCAAATGCTGGGGGACCATCCTCATTGGAGGAATGGGTAGTGGCGGAGGGGAGATAGCCGACGCGGGATTTGACGTTGACGGCGACGGTGACACAGCCGCGAATTTGAGGAAATGGAGGTCGGCATATTTCGCCCTTGATGTAACGGATCCGAACTCGCCGAACCTCCTTTGGGAATTCGGGCACAACCTCACCCGGTCGGGACTGGTTGCGGATGACAATGAACTGGGATTCGCGGCATCATACCCGGCTATCGTAAAGGTTGGGACAAAATGGTTCGCCGTTTTCGGCTCAGGTACAAAGGCCGCCTATGTTCCAGATTATCAGGGGAACTCAAACCAGACGGGGAAGGTATTCGTAGTCGATCTGGAAACTGGAACGCTTGCCGCGAAATTCGCGGTTTCGGACGCGACCTCATACTTTGCGGATCCGGTATCGGTGGACATTGATTTTGTTTCAGATAATACCGTTTCCCCCCCCATTTACAATTCGGACGCCGTATACATAGGTGAAACCTATTACAAAGCCACGGGGGGTGGTTCGTGGAACAGCCGAATGTGGCGAATAGTTATAAACAACGACCCTAACCCTGCCAACTGGCAGATGTCCCTGCTGCATAACTCCGCCGTAGGGCAGACAATTTCCGCGGCTCCATCAGTATCAAACGATACAGAGGGGCCGCTCTGGATCTACTGGGGGACCGGGAAGTTCAAAAGCACCACCGACAAGGCGGACACTGCGGTTCAGGGTGTATACGGGGTCAGAGATGTTTGCTGGGACAGGGTTACCGGAGCATGGGATAACGCATGTTTGGGAGCGGCATCCTTGAATTCATCGGCGAGCTACGGCTCCCCAACGGTAACGAATCTTCTCGATACAACGGCAGTTGTTGTCTCCAAGGGGGGGGCCATAACAGGCGGACCCGGCGGGATAACCACCCTGCAGGGATTGGCAGATGAAATACTCGCCAATTATCAGGGGTGGTACATGCGTCTTACCACTTCCAAGGAGAGGGCTCTGAATAAACCGTCCATCGTGGGTGGCGTAGTGCTGGCTACAAGTTTTATTCCGAATACGGATGTTTGTGGCTTCGGCGGGTTGAACTACCTCTATTCGCTTTATTATAAAACCGGTACAGCCTACAAGGAGTCTACGATAGGCTATAGCTCTTCCAATCCTGATATTGTCCTCAAAAGATCGGAAACGGCAGGCACTGGGCTGGCCTCGTCCGTTGCGATACACGCGGGGAGAGAGGAAGGGGCCGTTGCGTACATACAGAAAAGCACGGGTGAGGTTACAGAGGTCAAATTTGACACTGTAATAAATATTAAAAGCGGCATCGTTGCATGGAGGGAGGTCTGGTGA
- a CDS encoding prepilin-type N-terminal cleavage/methylation domain-containing protein — MANMNLDQKGITLVELMVSIAVASIVMLAIYRMFDSQNKLFAGEQKVVYMHGSERNAMDTLSKNLRLIGYDPGEAGPDRFGLTDSTFSAGTSSVIVSTTEIYFTADLDEDGEAVNPPVSGTRSSTREFLAFRLNGSNLEQANITDLAGTIGSWRVVVENLTALAFVYKYENGTISTDVGLPTNAVLERNFDKVVAIDINASFRTETVHNLTKMYNLESITTRVSLRNNI; from the coding sequence ATGGCAAATATGAATCTGGATCAGAAAGGTATAACTCTGGTGGAGCTTATGGTATCCATTGCCGTAGCTTCAATAGTCATGCTTGCCATATACAGGATGTTTGATTCGCAAAACAAGCTTTTTGCCGGCGAGCAGAAGGTTGTATACATGCATGGCAGCGAACGGAACGCAATGGATACATTGTCGAAGAACCTCCGGCTTATCGGATATGACCCTGGAGAGGCGGGGCCCGACAGATTCGGGCTTACCGATTCAACTTTTTCCGCAGGCACTTCATCCGTGATAGTTTCAACTACAGAGATATATTTTACGGCCGACCTCGATGAGGATGGCGAAGCGGTTAATCCGCCGGTTTCGGGCACGCGGAGCTCGACGAGGGAATTCCTGGCGTTCAGGCTGAATGGATCCAATCTTGAACAAGCCAATATTACGGATCTGGCCGGTACCATCGGCTCATGGAGGGTCGTTGTGGAAAATCTGACGGCGCTGGCATTTGTCTATAAATATGAGAACGGGACGATAAGCACGGATGTCGGCCTCCCGACCAACGCGGTTCTGGAGAGGAATTTCGACAAGGTTGTTGCCATAGATATCAACGCATCCTTTCGCACGGAAACGGTGCATAACCTTACTAAGATGTACAATCTGGAATCAATTACCACGAGGGTTTCATTGAGGAACAATATATGA
- a CDS encoding prepilin-type N-terminal cleavage/methylation domain-containing protein: MRSEFNRDMASFRRREIYCTPVSGCEGFSLLESLVAITIFSIALLALSSISLSVVGGNVSSSRYIEASLLVQKTIEDLRSIDFNLGADMAIGGGDDTIGAGLGNCSIANDAETDPATLFADPDYSYTVDANGFEVFPLAILQCPSGLAVASEMRRTWSIRDDDPVAGMKTVYVVVGWSEKGSPRYVSIATAIVGE, encoded by the coding sequence ATGAGAAGCGAATTCAACCGCGATATGGCAAGTTTCCGGCGCAGGGAGATTTATTGCACTCCTGTATCGGGGTGTGAAGGCTTTTCACTCCTGGAAAGCCTGGTAGCTATCACCATCTTTTCAATCGCGCTGTTGGCGCTTTCGTCGATCTCTCTTTCTGTAGTAGGGGGGAATGTCTCCAGTTCCAGATATATTGAAGCAAGTCTTCTTGTGCAAAAGACAATAGAAGATCTAAGAAGTATAGATTTTAATCTGGGCGCGGATATGGCGATTGGCGGCGGCGACGATACGATAGGCGCCGGGCTTGGCAACTGTTCCATAGCAAACGATGCTGAAACAGATCCGGCTACGCTATTTGCGGATCCTGATTACAGCTATACGGTCGACGCAAACGGATTTGAAGTTTTTCCCCTTGCCATTCTGCAGTGTCCGTCGGGTCTTGCTGTCGCAAGTGAAATGAGGAGGACATGGTCCATAAGGGATGATGATCCGGTGGCCGGCATGAAGACGGTCTACGTTGTGGTGGGATGGTCCGAAAAGGGTAGCCCAAGGTATGTTTCGATAGCTACGGCGATAGTCGGAGAATAG